A DNA window from Phragmites australis chromosome 11, lpPhrAust1.1, whole genome shotgun sequence contains the following coding sequences:
- the LOC133885758 gene encoding uncharacterized protein LOC133885758 isoform X1 — MAPAAAAAVAAARPSFPRASSQRGRACSLRCAAPSSRTATRLSSPCDTSSSRSPLYDVTISVPIQKSCCAGHPRSQQRQGRRPRCSQSEVASGSAVDDDEACDLVSGADLVIGEGEDSFRAYLLKAVKDNNGTGVLLLSDIFGFEESATRDFAYRVACNGYNVLVPDLFRGNPWKLSLPFDEGFERWLAGQSPGRVSGDIDACTRWLVDEFTAAGVSRKLSVVGFCYGGGRLVETLARDGDACFSAGVCFYGSGMDACLGDRIAAPVLFVCGDGDPLCPVETVRDLERRAKGAKAAVYAGRGHGFAHRPQSLEDDADAEDAFNAMRGWLHDHLLA, encoded by the exons ATGGCGCCCGCGGCCGCCGCAGCAGTCGCAGCGGCTCGCCCTTCTTTCCCCCGCGCGTCGTCCCAGCGGGGCCGTGCCTGCTCGCTACGGTGCGCCGCGCCGAGCTCACGCACCGCCACACGTTTGTCCTCT CCGTGTGATACTAGTAGCTCGCGTTCTCCGCTCTATGACGTGACGATTTCAGTTCCCATACAGAAATCCTGCTGCGCCGGCCATCCCCGGAGTCAGCAGCGGCAGGGACGACGACCGCGCTGCAGCCAGAGCGAGGTGGCGAGCGGCAGCGccgtcgacgacgacgaggcGTGCGATCTGGTGAGCGGCGCTGACCTCGTCATCGGCGAGGGCGAGGACAGCTTCCGCGCGTACCTCCTCAAGGCCGTCAAGGACAACAACGGCActggcgtcctcctcctctccgaCATCTTCGGCTTCGAGGAGTCCGCCACCCGGGACTTCGCCTACCGCGTCGCCTGCAACGGCTACAA TGTCCTGGTGCCGGACCTGTTCCGCGGGAACCCGTGGAAGCTGAGCCTCCCGTTCGACGAAGGCTTCGAGCGGTGGCTGGCCGGGCAATCTCCGGGGCGGGTGTCGGGCGACATCGACGCGTGCACGAGGTGGCTGGTGGACGAGTTCACTGCGGCAGGGGTGTCCAGGAAGCTGAGCGTGGTCGGGTTCTGCTACGGCGGCGGGCGCCTCGTGGAGACGCTGGCGCGCGACGGCGACGCCTGCTTCAGCGCGGGCGTCTGCTTCTACGGGTCCGGGATGGATGCGTGCCTGGGGGACCGGATCGCCGCGCCCGTGCTGTTCGTGTGCGGCGACGGGGACCCGCTCTGCCCCGTGGAGACGGTTCGGGATCTGGAGAGGCGCGCGAAGGGTGCCAAAGCCGCCGTGTACGCCGGCAGGGGCCACGGGTTCGCGCACCGGCCGCAGTCGCTGGAggacgacgccgacgccgaggacgcGTTCAACGCGATGCGAGGGTGGCtgcacgaccacctactcgcCTGA
- the LOC133885838 gene encoding multiple C2 domain and transmembrane region protein 6-like translates to MKGAMPPRPFMVPGPGGPMLPPQQQFGLVETRPPLAAVLRPRFNIPGLHPSAAAASAAGKIASTYDLVEPMRFLYVHVVKARDLPAVSPTGAIDPFVEVKLGNFKGTTSVLGANHNPAWQRVFAFSATHLQSHLLEVAVKAKDLTGDDLVGRVGFDLAEVPVRVPPDSPLAPQWYRLETKRGEKLPRGEIMLSVWLGTQADEAFPDAWHSDAHAAAGPAAVASTRAKVYFSPKLVYLRVAAIGAQDLVPHDTSRPMNACVKLQFTGQVRRTRPGAPPGMPNPIWNEEFMFVASEPFDEPLVVTVEDRVGPGRDELLGRIILPLSAAMPRHDHFGKPVEPRWYSLMRPSDDPEKKEAKFTSKLQLRMSLDFGYHVLDESTYYSSDLQPSSKPARKPSIGMLELGVLGARNLIPMKPKDGRTTDAYCVAKYGPKWVRTRTILDTLNPQWNEQYTWEVFDPCTVITVVVFDNGQIGSKNGGGPDQRIGKVRIRLSTLETDRVYTHFYPLLVLHPSGLKKTGELHLAVRFTCTAWVNMMALYGRPLLPKMHYTQPISVMQLDYLRHQAMQIVAARLSRAEPPLRREVVEYTLDVDLHMFSLRRSKANFYRITSLFCGFAAMVKWYDGIRSWRNPITTMLVHMLFLILICYPELILPTVFLYMFMIGLWNYRYRPRHPSHMDTKLSHAEMTHPDELDEEFDTFPTSRPADIVRMRYDRLRSVGGRVQTVVGDLATQGERAHALLSWRDPRATAIFIFLSLVVAIVLYVTPFQVLMVIAMLYLLRHPRFRSRMPSVPFNFYRRLPAKSDMLL, encoded by the coding sequence ATGAAGGGAGCAATGCCGCCGCGGCCGTTCATGGTGCCGGGCCCCGGTGGCCCGATGCTGCCCCCGCAGCAGCAGTTCGGGCTGGTGGAGACTCGGCCCCCGCTGGCCGCCGTGCTGCGGCCGCGCTTCAACATCCCGGGGCTGCATccctccgccgcggcggcctCGGCCGCAGGCAAGATCGCGTCCACCTACGACCTCGTGGAGCCGATGCGGTTCCTCTACGTGCACGTCGTCAAGGCGCGGGACCTCCCCGCGGTGTCCCCCACCGGCGCCATCGACCCCTTCGTCGAGGTCAAGCTCGGAAACTTCAAGGGCACCACGTCCGTGCTGGGGGCCAACCACAACCCGGCCTGGCAGCGGGTGTTCGCCTTCTCCGCGACGCACCTGCAGTCGCATCTGCTCGAGGTGGCCGTCAAGGCCAAGGATCTCACCGGCGACGACCTCGTGGGGCGCGTCGGGTTCGATCTCGCCGAGGTGCCGGTCCGCGTGCCCCCGGACTCTCCGCTGGCGCCCCAGTGGTACCGCCTGGAGACCAAGCGCGGCGAGAAGCTCCCCCGCGGCGAGATCATGCTCTCCGTGTGGCTCGGGACCCAGGCCGACGAGGCGTTTCCGGACGCCTGGCACTCCGACGCGCACGCGGCAGCCGGTCCGGCGGCCGTCGCTTCCACGCGCGCCAAGGTATACTTCTCGCCGAAGCTCGTGTACCTCCGCGTCGCCGCCATCGGGGCGCAGGACCTCGTGCCGCACGACACCTCGCGCCCCATGAACGCCTGCGTGAAGCTGCAGTTCACCGGGCAGGTGCGGCGCACGCGCCCCGGCGCTCCGCCGGGAATGCCCAACCCAATTTGGAACGAGGAGTTCATGTTCGTCGCGTCGGAGCCCTTCGATGAGCCGCTGGTGGTCACTGTAGAGGACCGCGTCGGGCCGGGGCGCGACGAGCTGCTCGGGCGCATTATCCTGCCCCTCTCAGCGGCAATGCCGCGGCACGACCATTTCGGCAAACCCGTGGAGCCACGGTGGTACAGCCTCATGCGCCCCAGCGACGATCCTGAGAAGAAGGAAGCCAAGTTCACGAGCAAGCTACAGCTTCGGATGTCTCTGGATTTTGGGTACCACGTTCTCGACGAGTCCACTTACTACAGTAGTGATCTCCAGCCATCATCAAAGCCTGCAAGGAAGCCGAGCATTGGGATGCTTGAGCTGGGGGTTCTTGGTGCTCGCAACTTGATACCGATGAAGCCTAAGGATGGGCGCACCACGGACGCCTACTGTGTTGCCAAATATGGACCTAAGTGGGTGCGCACAAGAACTATTCTTGACACGCTGAATCCGCAGTGGAATGAGCAGTACACTTGGGAGGTGTTCGATCCTTGCACTGTGATCACAGTGGTGGTGTTCGATAATGGCCAGATTGGGAGCAAGAATGGTGGTGGCCCAGATCAGCGGATTGGGAAGGTCCGTATCCGGCTCTCAACACTGGAGACTGATAGGGTGTACACACATTTCTACCCTTTGCTGGTTCTGCATCCCAGTGGGCTCAAGAAGACTGGTGAGCTGCATTTGGCTGTGCGGTTTACTTGCACAGCATGGGTGAACATGATGGCGCTGTATGGTCGACCGCTGCTACCAAAGATGCACTACACTCAGCCAATTTCGGTGATGCAATTGGATTACCTGAGGCACCAAGCAATGCAGATTGTTGCAGCGAGGCTTAGCCGAGCTGAGCCCCCGCTGCGCAGGGAGGTTGTGGAGTACACGCTCGATGTGGATTTACACATGTTTAGTCTCCGGCGCAGCAAGGCTAACTTTTATCGTATTACCTCACTGTTCTGTGGTTTTGCGGCAATGGTCAAGTGGTATGATGGCATCAGGAGCTGGCGGAATCCAATTACGACAATGCTTGTGCATATGCTCTTCCTGATACTAATCTGCTACCCAGAGCTCATCCTGCCTACCGTCTTCCTCTACATGTTCATGATTGGACTGTGGAACTATCGTTACAGGCCAAGGCACCCGTCACACATGGATACTAAGCTATCCCATGCTGAGATGACACACCCCGAcgagcttgatgaggagtttGACACATTCCCAACCTCCAGACCAGCTGACATTGTAAGAATGCGCTACGACAGGCTGAGGAGCGTTGGTGGTCGTGTGCAGACGGTAGTTGGGGACCTGGCAACACAAGGCGAGAGAGCCCATGCATTGCTGAGCTGGAGGGACCCTCGGGCCACCGCCATCTTCATATTCTTATCCCTGGTTGTCGCCATTGTGCTGTATGTGACACCATTTCAGGTTTTGATGGTGATAGCTATGCTTTACCTGTTGCGACACCCCCGGTTCCGTAGCAGGATGCCCTCCGTGCCGTTCAACTTCTACAGGAGATTGCCTGCCAAGTCTGATATGCTCCTTTGA
- the LOC133885758 gene encoding uncharacterized protein LOC133885758 isoform X2 translates to MAPAAAAAVAAARPSFPRASSQRGRACSLRCAAPSSRTATRLSSKSCCAGHPRSQQRQGRRPRCSQSEVASGSAVDDDEACDLVSGADLVIGEGEDSFRAYLLKAVKDNNGTGVLLLSDIFGFEESATRDFAYRVACNGYNVLVPDLFRGNPWKLSLPFDEGFERWLAGQSPGRVSGDIDACTRWLVDEFTAAGVSRKLSVVGFCYGGGRLVETLARDGDACFSAGVCFYGSGMDACLGDRIAAPVLFVCGDGDPLCPVETVRDLERRAKGAKAAVYAGRGHGFAHRPQSLEDDADAEDAFNAMRGWLHDHLLA, encoded by the exons ATGGCGCCCGCGGCCGCCGCAGCAGTCGCAGCGGCTCGCCCTTCTTTCCCCCGCGCGTCGTCCCAGCGGGGCCGTGCCTGCTCGCTACGGTGCGCCGCGCCGAGCTCACGCACCGCCACACGTTTGTCCTCT AAATCCTGCTGCGCCGGCCATCCCCGGAGTCAGCAGCGGCAGGGACGACGACCGCGCTGCAGCCAGAGCGAGGTGGCGAGCGGCAGCGccgtcgacgacgacgaggcGTGCGATCTGGTGAGCGGCGCTGACCTCGTCATCGGCGAGGGCGAGGACAGCTTCCGCGCGTACCTCCTCAAGGCCGTCAAGGACAACAACGGCActggcgtcctcctcctctccgaCATCTTCGGCTTCGAGGAGTCCGCCACCCGGGACTTCGCCTACCGCGTCGCCTGCAACGGCTACAA TGTCCTGGTGCCGGACCTGTTCCGCGGGAACCCGTGGAAGCTGAGCCTCCCGTTCGACGAAGGCTTCGAGCGGTGGCTGGCCGGGCAATCTCCGGGGCGGGTGTCGGGCGACATCGACGCGTGCACGAGGTGGCTGGTGGACGAGTTCACTGCGGCAGGGGTGTCCAGGAAGCTGAGCGTGGTCGGGTTCTGCTACGGCGGCGGGCGCCTCGTGGAGACGCTGGCGCGCGACGGCGACGCCTGCTTCAGCGCGGGCGTCTGCTTCTACGGGTCCGGGATGGATGCGTGCCTGGGGGACCGGATCGCCGCGCCCGTGCTGTTCGTGTGCGGCGACGGGGACCCGCTCTGCCCCGTGGAGACGGTTCGGGATCTGGAGAGGCGCGCGAAGGGTGCCAAAGCCGCCGTGTACGCCGGCAGGGGCCACGGGTTCGCGCACCGGCCGCAGTCGCTGGAggacgacgccgacgccgaggacgcGTTCAACGCGATGCGAGGGTGGCtgcacgaccacctactcgcCTGA